Genomic DNA from Rhodoferax mekongensis:
GACCAGCACAGCTGGTGCAAGACGCCCGCCGCCATGGCGTGGAAGTGCGTGCGGTCGATGTGCTGCACAGCGCGTGGGACTGCACGCTGGAACAGCCGCAAGCGCAACGCCCCACCGCAAATGGATGGGCGCTGCAAACCCAACCTGCCATCCGATTGGGGCTGCGCATGGTGAGTGGCTTGCAGAGAGAAGTGGCCGAGCGCATCTGCGCGGAGCGGAAAAACGGACTCTTCAACAGCACCCAAGACCTGGCTCTGCGCTGCGCCCTCGATGCAGGTGACCTCAAAGCGCTGGCCAGTGCCGATGCCCTCATCAGCCTCAGCGGTCACCGCCGCCAGCAGGTGTGGGACGCCTCCGCGCTGCGCCCCGCGCCCGCGCTGCTACAAGGGGTGCCGATTGAGGAAGAGGTGTTGGCGCTGCCCCCGGCCGACGAGGGCGAAGAAGTGACCTTCGACTACGCGGCTACCGGCCTCACTTTGCGCTCCCACCCCTTGCTACTATTGCGCGAGCAGCTATCAAAACAGAAGCTGCTCACGGCGGCCCAGATGCGCGATTACCCCAGCGGTCGCCTGGTGCGCGCCTGCGGCATCGTCACCGCACGGCAGCAACCGGGCACCGCCAAAGGCGTGGTGTTCGTGACGCTGGAGGACGAGACCGGCAGCGTGAACATCATCGTCTGGAAAGCGGTGAAAGAGCAGTTCCGCGACGCGGTGTACCGCGCCCGGCTGATGGCGGTCTACGGCGTGTGGCAGCGTGACGAGGCCACCGGCGGCCAAGTCCGCCATGTGATTGCCAAGCGCGTGGTGGACATGACGCACCTGCTGGGTGAACTGGCGACGACTAGCCGAGACTTTCACTGAGTGCGGCGTATGCGCCGGATCAGAACTTGCGCCTGAAGCCGAAGCTCAAAAAATCTTCCCCGTTGGCGCCATAGTTGTTCAGCAGGTCGTAGATGGCGCAGCGGTGGTGCAAGCGCACAAAGAACTCACTGTCTTTGGATTGAGGGCGCGAAAACGCGGCTTCTACAAACAAAAAGTTCAGCGTACGGCTGCCGCGCCCATCGGGTCCCCGCTCCATCGGGCCGACTTGGCTGGTATAGGAGTAGCCCAAGGGCGCCAGACGAATGTCTGTGCGTAGCGTGTCGCGCCAGGGCAGCCCGCTCCACCGCAGGGCGGGCGCCACTGCGATCTCGGTCAGATTGGCCATGCCGGCTTGCTGACCCAGCATGCCGTCAAGTTCAATGGCAATCGGCCACTCGCTATGCCTCCACAGCGTTTTGCTGCCAGTCACAGCCAGCATGTAGTGCTCCGCATAGTTCGCGCGTCCTGCCAGTGCACCGGCGGGCTCCGCATCGTGATATTTGCCCGCATAGACGCCGATGCTCCAGTCTGATTCATCGGCATGGGCAGCAGTAGTAGCTGATAGGACAAACATCCATACCAACCAGGACAACGATGGCCGGAGCAAATGAAGCATAGGTGCAATTGGCAGTTGATAGGGAGGATGCTATTCAGACATCAAGGGCTAGCGCAAATGGAACTTCCAATGTCCGCATATTCGTCGGGGAGAAGCCTGCCCTAGTCCAAACGGACAGACTGAGAGTGCGCAAGCGCACGGAGGCAACAAGCCCTGGGCAAAACAATGATCACGAGTGCTCAAGGTGCCACCTTGATGCCAGCTCAACCAACCCATCCTCCGGAGCTCCCCATGAAATTGAAAGCCCTCACCCTTGCCGCCACAGCGGCGCTCTGCCTTGCGGCCAATGTACAAGCCGGCACCATGAACGTGTCCCTGAACCAAACGGCGCCCGGTTATTGGCAGGCGGATTTTTACTCTAACAATTTGACCGGTCCGTTGTTGGGCGGGTTCGTGGGTGTTCCCGGCACGGACACCATCTCATTCCAGGGAAACAATGTGCCATGGGAGGCCGGTCAGTACTACGTCGAGTTGAATTTCATGGAGAAGGCGAGTGGCAGCACACCAACCATCGATCCCATCACGGTGACATCAGCGACCCTGAACTCGATTCCGGTGAGCTACATCGCCAAGCGTTCATTCGACGTGGATGGCACCACACAGCCGCCCTTTATCTTGAATATCAACGGCTACACCAATGCGCCCATGGCGGGATATCACGGTTCGATTTCTATCACTGCCGTTCCGGAGCCTGAAACCTATGCCATGTTGTTGGCGGGTCTGGGGCTGATGGGTGCCATTGCCCGCCGCCGTAAGGCCAAAAACATGTAAGCTGCAAACCTGCGCCTTACTCATCAGCGGGCCATCCGGCCCGCTTTTTTCACGGCCGCCCACTGTTGCCGGTGTAGGATGCCCACAGGGAGTCCCACCCACTCTGCGAGGCCTGCGCGATGACTGATACCACCCAACTGGAAGCCAAGGTGTTGCTGCTGGAGCACGATGCCCAGCAGTGCAAAGTGCTTACCGATTTTTGTGATTCCGTGGGCCTGATGCCCTTGTTGCGTACCTCGCACGATGCCCTTGCATGCCTGGAGCAGCACAAGGACTTGGCTGGTGTACTGCTGGCCGAAGACCTGCCTTGCGGTAACCGTGACGCGCTGCACTTGGCTGAGTCCATTCACCGCTTGCGGCCTGAGCTGCCCATCTTTCTCCGTCGTACCGCCAGTGGAGACCTGGATGCGCTGTACCGTGAATTCATCCGTTACCCATGGAGCACCGGCGACGTCGAGCAATTACGCGCCGGCGTGGAGCGGTCGATATTCAGCCTGCGCTACCCCACTGCTCTGGTGGAAGGCATTGTGGATTTGACGCTGACTTCCATGCGCTCCATGTTCCCGAACGCCAACGTGACGGCCGAGCCACCTTATGTAGTGCACGACCGCATCATCCATGGCGAAGTGTCCACCATCATTCCGATCGAAAGCACCTGGTGCCGCGGCTACATGATGTTGCAAACCGAAGAAAGTGCACTGCGCCAGGGCATGCTCAAGGGTTTCAGCTACGAGGGGGTGGGCGGTGAGCTTAACTTTCGCGACCTCAACAACATGCTGGGCGAAACCACCAATCTGATCTGGGGTGCTTTCAAAAACCGCTACATTGCCCCTGTAGGTACTGCCACGCAGCTGGCCCAGGTGCCGATTGTGATCAACCATGCGCACAAATACATCTCTTTCGGGTCGCCCGATCCGCAGTTGTGTATTCGCTATTCGCTGTCGGAGTCCGGTCGGCGCGGTGGCCAGCCGCTGGTGATCGTGCAGCGGTTTATATTCAACCTCCATTGGTCACCCGAGCAATTCGCAGAATACGCAGCGTCAAGCTCCAGCGATGCCGGTGAACTGGATCTGTTTTAAGCAACTCAAAGCGTCAACTTCGGTGCGGATGGGAAGAGGGTAGAGATGGCGAATGTTCTGGTGGTGGACGATTCCAGCACGATGCGGGAAATCGTTTCCGGCTACTTAAACAAACACGGTTTTGATGTGGCACTTGCCACGGATGGTCGCGATGGTTTGGTCCAGCTGAAGGCTGACCCCGGCATCAAGCTGGTGGTCAGTGATATCAACATGCCCAACATGGACGGCTTGGCCATGGCCGACAAAATCCGCAACGAGCTGGGCAACAAGTCAGTGCACATCATCATGCTCACCACCGAGGACAACCCGGTCATGCGCGAGCGCGGCCGTGCCATCGGCGTGACCGGATGGATCGTCAAGCCCTTCCGCGGTGATGCGGTACTCGGGCCATTCAAGAAGTTCTGCGGCATTACTTAAGCAGCACCGTGGCGAGTTCGTATTCCATGAAATGAATGACGCCTGTGTCCAGGGTTTTCTGCAGATAGCGACGGTAGTCCCCTTCGCGGCCTGATGTCTGAGACCACAGCGCCAGATAAAAGTAGGCTTCGCACAGGTTGAGCGTGCGCTCTTCGCGTGATTTTGTCGCTTCAATTTTTTGGAGCATGGCCTGAGGAGACTCAATGCCCGATATCACCTTGAGCAAGGGATTCGGCCAACCAGCCTGTGTCACATCAGTATTGCCGGGCAATCCAAGCTGCTTTCGGGCGAGTGCTTGCCAGACCCGCATGAAGCCGTTGTTCAGGCCGCTTTCTGAAGATTTTTCCGCCTGTTCGAAGTCTCTTAACGCTCCTGCGTAGTTTCCGGAAACATAGCGGACTTGGCCTCGTCGCAAATAAGCTGAACTTGGCTCACTACCCATTCCGATGGCCTTGTTCAGATCGCTCTCTGCTGCTTGTAATCGCTTGTTCCGCATGTTCCAAGTGGCTCGAACTTGGAACGCAATCCCCAGGTTCGGGCTGCGTCGCACGGCCTGGGTGATGTCAGCCTCGGCCTCCGGCATCTGACCCAGGTCCATGTACGCAGCGGCTCGTTGCAGATAGACCTCTGCCATGTCTTCATCTGCGATCTTTCCTGTGTCAATGATTTTGCTTGCCGCTACGATGGCCCTCTTGCGATTGGCTTCCGCTTGGTCGCGATAGTTTTCCCGGCTGTTGACGCTGGCCGACACGTTGTCTTCTCTAACGATCACGATATCTGTCAACTTTTTCTGGGCATCCTGGTAGGCCTTGACGAAGTCCGCCATGCCTCCGGGAAGAATTTCGTCCGCCATTACCTTCAGGTCCGCTTGAAATGTGAAGACGTTGCCCCGAAAGCTGCGGAAAGTGTTGAGTTGGAAAAAAGGGGTGTCCATCTTGTCTTCGATGGGGTCGTCTTGTCCTTGGATTTCCGGCGGAAACTCAACTTCCACCCTGTACGTCTGGATGGAGCCAGGCATCGGCAGGCCTAGGGGAAGCCATCGGTCTTTGTCCAAACCGCCCTGACTCAGCGCACCGAGCAACTGTTGCGCGTTGAAGCGCGCGAACCAGATTCCGCTGGTGTTGTCCCGACTCAATAATCGTTCAATGGTGTAGGCCTCTTCAATTTCAAACTGGTTCAAGGCCTGAATGTCTTTGCTGACCGGAAACCCGTTGCGCTTGCGTGCGCTCGGGTACCGTTGCAGGTAATTGTCGGTCAGGAACTGCAGACGGGTTGACTCGGGCTGCTGTTTTTGTGACTGACGGGTAATTTCCGCCAAAGCTCCTTGGAGACTGGTGGAGATGGTTGTGGTGGACTCTTTGTCCAGTCCACCTACCTTGACGGATTCCAGAATGCTGAGTTGCAGGTTGGCTTGGCTGTAGCCCAGGGCCTTGAGGTGAACGTAATAGGGAGCATCACGCTGGATAACCAGACCGACGCTGCGTTGCAGCTTTCCGCTTTGGTGTTCCAGGGGCAAATCCTCGGCATTGAGCGTGGCATCAATCATTTGCTCCGAGCGGTCGCTGTAGACCACCTGTACCACGGCATGATCGAATGCCAATGGTGTTGGCAGGCTTCCCAAAATGCGTCTTCCCATGGAATCGGATACCAGTACCGGATTGGCCCGGACACCCATCGCGCGAAGCAGCGTGACCAACAAAAGCGCCTTGTCTTTGCAATCACCAAAACGCCGTTCCAGTGTTACGTCGGGTTGCTGTGGCCGGTGAGTGTTCTCGCTGATTGAGACAGAAAAGTAGCGAATATCGTCTTGGACAAACTTGGCAGCTTTGGCGATCGCCTGCTTTTGCGAGACGCCGGCAGACAATGCTTTTGCCAGAGAGTTGATGGCTGGGGAGGCCGGTTCCGTCCTGAAGAGCTCCGCGGCCCACTGGTGCACGTCGTACCAACTTCCCATGGAACTCAGTTGGAGAATCAGAAACGGAGAGTAGTCTTTCGGTAGTTTGTTGTCGTAGAAGGCGGGCAGTACTTGGGTCTGGGTAAAGACCTGCTCCTTGTACCGGCCACCGAAAACACTTCCGTTGGACGGTGCCTCTTTGAATTGCGGCCCCATGAATTGGCTGGCAATTTTGATTTCCGGGCTGTGTAGTAGGCGCACTTGGCGCTTGTGCACGTACTGCGGATGGTTCCAATTCACATTGGCAACAAAATGTTCTCCAAACACGGGGTTCTGGCCTGTCACCGAGTAGGCGACATCGATCACATCACCTGCACGCGCATCTGGGATTTGGCCTATGGCTGCAGACTTACCACTCAACATCAGCCGCTCAAGCCCGCTTTCCACCTTGGAGACGCGGAAGGTCATGGATTTGAGGACCGGGATTCTCTGGCCGCCCCGGATCAGGTCAATCCGGTGAATCTTTACCGATTGGTAATCCGGCGAATAGTCCAGGCGGAAAACCCCTACATCGGTTAGCGCAGATGTTTGCTGGATCCTAGTGATGCGGCGTTCATACGTCACTGATCTGGAGCCGCTGGCCAGAATTTCGCTTCCCCAATATTCGATGTATGCGCCCAATGTCGCAATGCCAGGGGGGACAGCTACCACAGAGGCCGGCACTGCCTCTCGGGCCTCGACCCATTCCGGCTCCGGCCCCGTACTGAGTTTGTTGGCCCTGTCCAAGTCCTGTGCCCGGGACGTATGGGGGAGCGCCAGTGCAAGGACAAAAAAGGCGAGAAACACGCCTACGAAACGAATGAATAAACCTCGCACACAGCCCCCCTTTTATTTGGGTCAGGATGCTAGCAAAGGTTTTCGCCACGTAAAGGGCTTGTATGTAGGGAGAGACCCTTGCCGCTGTCTATCACGCGACGAACCTTTCACCACAGCTTGCGTGTGGTGAAAGGTTCCTTCATTGTCAGAACGTAATGATGCGGTTGCCAGCCGCGCTCTCTGCCGCCGCGTCCGCCAGAATCTGCGCATCGACACCGTCTTGCACCGAGGTGCGGAAGCTGCCACCGTTTTGCAGCTGGGTGAAGAAGTGCTCAATCTCCAGACGGTAAGCCGCTGCGTAGCGCTGCAGGAAGAAAGCTTCGGGGTTGTCTTGCGAGGTGCCTTGGGCGGTGGCCTGCGTTACTTCGCTGGGCTTGTGGTTGCCGCATTGCAGCATTCCTTGAGAGCCGATCACTTCAAAGCGCTGGTCGTAGCCGTAGGCGGCGCGGCGCGTGGTGTTGATCTGGCACAGGCGGCCCTTGACGGTCTTGATGGTCACTGCAGTGCAATCAAAGTCGCCGGCTTTGCCGATGGCAGGGTCCGTCAGGCAGGAGCCGGTGGCGCTCAGCCAAGCGGCCTTGTCGCCATCGCCACACAAAATCCAGCGGAACACGTCGAAGTCGTGAATCAGCATGTCGCGGAAGATGCCGCCGGACTGCTGGATGTATTCCACGGGTGGCGCGCCGGGGTCGCGGCTGGTGATGACCAGCATTTCGGGGTTGCCGATGTCGCCACGGTCCAGGCGGGTCTTGGCTTCATTGAAGGTGGGGTCAAAGCGGCGCTGGAAACCGATCATGCAAGCTACACCGGCCTGGGCCACCACAGCCGCACAAGCACGTGCGCGCTCGGCAGACAGGTCCACAGGCTTTTCACAAAAAATGTGCTTGCCGGCCTGGGCCGCGCGGGTGATCAGGTCGCTGTGCGTGGTGGTGGGGCTGCCGATGACGACCGCGTCAATCGACTTGTCCGCAAAGATGGCTTCCACGCTGTCCACGCGTGCGCCGTGTTCCTGGGCGAGCGATGCCGCGTTGGCGGCCATCGGGTCACTCACCGCAGTGAGTTCAATGCCGGGCATGGCGGCGAGGTTGGCGGCGTGGATGCGGCCGATACGGCCGGCACCGAAGAGAGCAACTTTTTTCATGGTGGGGTCTGGGTGTAAGTGGAGGGGAAAAACAAAAACGCGCGCAGCTCAGCTTGCGCGCGGACGGGTGGGTTCGTACTGCAGCTCCAGCCGGTAGGCCAATGCCATGAACAGGCTTTGCACGACGGCCATGGTGTTGGTCAGCGCACGGAATCCGAAGACGCTGGTTTCATTCACCAGGATCGAGGTTTGTGCAAACCGCGCCATGGGACTCAGGCTGCTGTCGGTAATGCAAATGATGCGGGCGCCACGCGCGTGGGCGTCCGCCACGATGCTTTCGGTCTCCGCCGCATAGGGTGCGAATGAAATGGCCACCATAACATCCCCGGGCCGCAGGCCGCGCAGCTGCCCGTCCTGCATGTTGCCCAGGGCGGTGATGTGCTGCACCCGCTTGTCGGTGTGCTGCAGGGCATAGGCCAAGTAGGTGGAGATGGCAAACGAGCGGCGCGAGGCCATCAGCCACACCGTGTCTGCATGGAACAGCAGGTCCACCGCTTCCTCAAACGCGGGCTCCTGCAAGCTGCTTTGCAGCTCTTCCATTCCGGCAATCCCGCCGCCAATGACGGCATGCACGATGTCAGCACCTGTCAGGTCTTTGGCTTCGGACTCAATGGCACTGCGGATGCGCGACTGGTAATCCCTGCTGGGCGAGATATGGCGCGCCAGCCCGTCCCGGAACAGCTTTTGCATTTCCGTAAAGCCGGTAAACCCGAAGTGCTTGGCAAACCGGATCACCGCGCTGGGCTGCACTTCGCACTGCTCCGCCACCTGCTGGATGGACTGAATGCCCAGCTGCCCACGGTGCTGCTCCACGTACGTACCGATCTGCTTGAGCTGCCGGCTTAAAGACGCGTAGCCTGCCGCAATCGCTGCGATCAGAGCTTCTTCGCTATCGGGGGCGGTGGGGGTGGTGGGGCTCATGTGCTGTCGGTAATTGAAACAAATTATCCATCAATAAAAAACTTTGAAACGAAAATTTGTTCATTGAACTATACTAAATCGAAAAATAATTCTATTTTCTAAAGTTCTTCGATCAGGAAGCACCATGACACAACTGAAATTTCCGCAGGGGCGCGACATCGACCTGGCCTGCCTAGGCCGGCTGGCCGTGGACCTGTACGCCGAGCAATTCGGCAGCGCCCTGGAAGACGCGCGCAGCATGGCCATGTACCTGGGTGGTAGCTCCGCCAATCTGGCCTTTGGCGTAGCCCGCCTGGGTTGCAAGAGCGCCATGATCTCCCGCGTGGGCAACGAACAGATGGGCCGTTTTCTCACCTCCACCTTGCAGGCCAATGGCTGCGATGTGAGCCAGGTGCAGATCGACCCCCAGCGCCTTACCGCCCTGGTTCTGCTGGGCATCAAGGACCGCGACACCTTCCCCTTGCTGTTCGTGCGAGAAAACTGCGCTGACATGGCGGTAGACGCGGCGCTGATCGATGAATCCTTTATCGCCCGCTGCCGTGCACTGGCCATCACCGGCACCCACCTTTCCACCACCGGTACCCGTGCTGCGTCTACCCGCGCTCTGGAGTTCGCCCGCAAGCATGGCGTGGTGCGCGTGCTGGACATCGACTACCGCCCCGTGCTCTGGGGTCTGACCAGCCGCGGCGCAGGTGAAAACCGCTATGTGGCCGATGCCGCTGTCACCCGGCAATTGCAAGAAATGCTGCCGCAGTTCGACCTGCTGGTCGGCACCGAAGAAGAGTTCTTCATTGCGGGTGGCGTGCCCAACGACCTCATGGCCAGTCTGCGCGCTGTGCGTGCGCACAGCCAGGCCGTGCTGGTGGTCAAGCGGGGCGCTGCAGGTTGCACCGTGATTGAAGGCGCCATTCCCGCTGCGATTGACGATGCGCCCACCTTCCAGGGCGAGCGGGTTGAAGTGCTCAATGTGCTCGGCGCGGGGGATGCGTTTCTCTCCGGCCTCATGGCCAGCCTCTTGCAGGGCAAAGACTGGGCGCAATCCACCCAGACGGCCAATGCCTGCGGCGCCATCGTGGTGTCCCGCCACGCCTGCTCTGCCGCCATGCCCACGCCACCCGAGCTGGTGCACTGGTTCGGCGGTAGCCGCAACCCGCAGGTCGATGCGGACCAGCAATTGGCCCACCTGCACCGCGTCACCGCGGCACGCCCGGTGTGGATTGAGTTGTGCGTTATGGCCTTTGACCACCGCAGCCAGTTTTACGACCTGTGCCGCCAGGCAGGCGCCCCCGAGTCCCGCATTCCGGCTCTCAAGAAGCTGCTGGTCACCGCTGCAGAGCGTGTGGAGCAGGGCAGCTGCTTGCAAGGCGCCACCGGCGTGCTAGTGGATGGCGGCAGTTACGGTGCCGACGCATTGGCCAGCGCCACAGGCCGGGGCTGGTGGGTAGGTCGCCCGGTGGAGCTGCCCGGCTCGCGCCCCTTGCGGTTTGACGGCACCCGCTCCATTGGCACTGCACTTACCCATTGGCCCACCCAGCAAGTGGTCAAGTGCCTCGTGCACTACCACCCGGACGACCACTACACCCTGCGCCTGGAGCAAGAGCAAAAAGTACTGGAGCTGTGGGAAGCCACCCGCGCCAGCGGCAATGAACTGCTGCTCGAAATCATCCTGCCCAAGGCCCTGGTGGTCGCGGGCGAGGAAGACGCCGCCGTGCTGCGCGCCGTCAAGCGCTTCTACAACCTGGGCGTCAAGCCCGAGTGGTGGAAGCTGGCCCCCATGCAAGAGAGCGGCTGGGCCGAATTGAAGGCGCTGATCGACGAGCGCGACCCGTATTGCCGTGGGGCCGTCATCCTCGGGTTGAACCAGCCCATTCCCCATTTGGTAGAGAGCTTCAAGCTGGCCACCAACCCGGTAGTCAAGGGCTTTATGGTGG
This window encodes:
- the iolG gene encoding inositol 2-dehydrogenase → MKKVALFGAGRIGRIHAANLAAMPGIELTAVSDPMAANAASLAQEHGARVDSVEAIFADKSIDAVVIGSPTTTHSDLITRAAQAGKHIFCEKPVDLSAERARACAAVVAQAGVACMIGFQRRFDPTFNEAKTRLDRGDIGNPEMLVITSRDPGAPPVEYIQQSGGIFRDMLIHDFDVFRWILCGDGDKAAWLSATGSCLTDPAIGKAGDFDCTAVTIKTVKGRLCQINTTRRAAYGYDQRFEVIGSQGMLQCGNHKPSEVTQATAQGTSQDNPEAFFLQRYAAAYRLEIEHFFTQLQNGGSFRTSVQDGVDAQILADAAAESAAGNRIITF
- a CDS encoding response regulator, which gives rise to MANVLVVDDSSTMREIVSGYLNKHGFDVALATDGRDGLVQLKADPGIKLVVSDINMPNMDGLAMADKIRNELGNKSVHIIMLTTEDNPVMRERGRAIGVTGWIVKPFRGDAVLGPFKKFCGIT
- a CDS encoding FxDxF family PEP-CTERM protein, with the protein product MKLKALTLAATAALCLAANVQAGTMNVSLNQTAPGYWQADFYSNNLTGPLLGGFVGVPGTDTISFQGNNVPWEAGQYYVELNFMEKASGSTPTIDPITVTSATLNSIPVSYIAKRSFDVDGTTQPPFILNINGYTNAPMAGYHGSISITAVPEPETYAMLLAGLGLMGAIARRRKAKNM
- a CDS encoding chemotaxis protein CheX, with product MTDTTQLEAKVLLLEHDAQQCKVLTDFCDSVGLMPLLRTSHDALACLEQHKDLAGVLLAEDLPCGNRDALHLAESIHRLRPELPIFLRRTASGDLDALYREFIRYPWSTGDVEQLRAGVERSIFSLRYPTALVEGIVDLTLTSMRSMFPNANVTAEPPYVVHDRIIHGEVSTIIPIESTWCRGYMMLQTEESALRQGMLKGFSYEGVGGELNFRDLNNMLGETTNLIWGAFKNRYIAPVGTATQLAQVPIVINHAHKYISFGSPDPQLCIRYSLSESGRRGGQPLVIVQRFIFNLHWSPEQFAEYAASSSSDAGELDLF
- a CDS encoding DUF3857 domain-containing protein translates to MGAYIEYWGSEILASGSRSVTYERRITRIQQTSALTDVGVFRLDYSPDYQSVKIHRIDLIRGGQRIPVLKSMTFRVSKVESGLERLMLSGKSAAIGQIPDARAGDVIDVAYSVTGQNPVFGEHFVANVNWNHPQYVHKRQVRLLHSPEIKIASQFMGPQFKEAPSNGSVFGGRYKEQVFTQTQVLPAFYDNKLPKDYSPFLILQLSSMGSWYDVHQWAAELFRTEPASPAINSLAKALSAGVSQKQAIAKAAKFVQDDIRYFSVSISENTHRPQQPDVTLERRFGDCKDKALLLVTLLRAMGVRANPVLVSDSMGRRILGSLPTPLAFDHAVVQVVYSDRSEQMIDATLNAEDLPLEHQSGKLQRSVGLVIQRDAPYYVHLKALGYSQANLQLSILESVKVGGLDKESTTTISTSLQGALAEITRQSQKQQPESTRLQFLTDNYLQRYPSARKRNGFPVSKDIQALNQFEIEEAYTIERLLSRDNTSGIWFARFNAQQLLGALSQGGLDKDRWLPLGLPMPGSIQTYRVEVEFPPEIQGQDDPIEDKMDTPFFQLNTFRSFRGNVFTFQADLKVMADEILPGGMADFVKAYQDAQKKLTDIVIVREDNVSASVNSRENYRDQAEANRKRAIVAASKIIDTGKIADEDMAEVYLQRAAAYMDLGQMPEAEADITQAVRRSPNLGIAFQVRATWNMRNKRLQAAESDLNKAIGMGSEPSSAYLRRGQVRYVSGNYAGALRDFEQAEKSSESGLNNGFMRVWQALARKQLGLPGNTDVTQAGWPNPLLKVISGIESPQAMLQKIEATKSREERTLNLCEAYFYLALWSQTSGREGDYRRYLQKTLDTGVIHFMEYELATVLLK
- a CDS encoding bifunctional 5-dehydro-2-deoxygluconokinase/5-dehydro-2-deoxyphosphogluconate aldolase; this encodes MTQLKFPQGRDIDLACLGRLAVDLYAEQFGSALEDARSMAMYLGGSSANLAFGVARLGCKSAMISRVGNEQMGRFLTSTLQANGCDVSQVQIDPQRLTALVLLGIKDRDTFPLLFVRENCADMAVDAALIDESFIARCRALAITGTHLSTTGTRAASTRALEFARKHGVVRVLDIDYRPVLWGLTSRGAGENRYVADAAVTRQLQEMLPQFDLLVGTEEEFFIAGGVPNDLMASLRAVRAHSQAVLVVKRGAAGCTVIEGAIPAAIDDAPTFQGERVEVLNVLGAGDAFLSGLMASLLQGKDWAQSTQTANACGAIVVSRHACSAAMPTPPELVHWFGGSRNPQVDADQQLAHLHRVTAARPVWIELCVMAFDHRSQFYDLCRQAGAPESRIPALKKLLVTAAERVEQGSCLQGATGVLVDGGSYGADALASATGRGWWVGRPVELPGSRPLRFDGTRSIGTALTHWPTQQVVKCLVHYHPDDHYTLRLEQEQKVLELWEATRASGNELLLEIILPKALVVAGEEDAAVLRAVKRFYNLGVKPEWWKLAPMQESGWAELKALIDERDPYCRGAVILGLNQPIPHLVESFKLATNPVVKGFMVGRSLWADASLTWLSGRMSDEEFVTEVAGNFTTLVNAWRARRGSSHASSAAAA
- a CDS encoding MurR/RpiR family transcriptional regulator, translated to MSPTTPTAPDSEEALIAAIAAGYASLSRQLKQIGTYVEQHRGQLGIQSIQQVAEQCEVQPSAVIRFAKHFGFTGFTEMQKLFRDGLARHISPSRDYQSRIRSAIESEAKDLTGADIVHAVIGGGIAGMEELQSSLQEPAFEEAVDLLFHADTVWLMASRRSFAISTYLAYALQHTDKRVQHITALGNMQDGQLRGLRPGDVMVAISFAPYAAETESIVADAHARGARIICITDSSLSPMARFAQTSILVNETSVFGFRALTNTMAVVQSLFMALAYRLELQYEPTRPRAS